GCAATAAGCCCTTTAGCATTGGTAGCAGCTAAAGCATTTATTGTTAAATCTAAAGCCCCGTTGAAAGTAGCAGTTGGAGTGATAGGGTTTGATCCGTCTCCTCCAGTAATTGCATATCCTAAAACATCATTTCCTCCAAATTCTGATAACGTAAAGAAAGTTGGATTTTGAGCAACCGCTAAACCAATAATTGAGGTATTTGTATTTCCAGCAATTCTAATCGCGTATGGATTCGCTGCAGCAGGAAAATTAGCTAAGCTTCCGTAACCATCTGCAAGTAAATGAAAACTTTTAGCTCCTGGTACACCTAAGTTACTAAAAGGTCCTGTAGGATTATTTAAAGCAAAATCTGTAGTAGACATTGCCAAAGGATTTAAGCTTGTTAAAGAAGCTGGTCCTGTACCATTAAAAACTAATCTTTCTGCAAATAATCTTTGTCCTGTAGATGGGTTGATAACAGGATTTCCAGCTAAAATAAGCCCTCCAAAGTTATCGTTCATTAAAGGTTGAGAGAAATTACCTCCACCTACCATAGCAAATTTCTTAGCTAGTGTATTAGGGAAAGAATTTTCTTGAGCGGCTTTAAATAAAGCGTTGTCTGTAAAACCAGCAGTAAATGAAGCTCCGATTGCAACATACTTAGAAAAATCAGCTGAACCTGCACTTGCAGTTATAGTTTCAGAAGAAGCTTCCTTTATTTCTGGCAATGTATTGTCTACATCACAGGCAACAATACCTGTGATTAGTGCAGACAAAAAAGTATATTTTATAATATTTTTCATTGTGTCTTTTTTTAGTTGTTAATAGTCCAAGAGATGTAGTATTGAGATCCAATAGCACCAACACCTGGAGCACTTAAGTACTCTTCACCTGTTAAGTTAGTACCTCCAACTTTAAATATAGATTTAATAGATGGTACAGCATAGTTAATTTGAGCATCAATTACAGTTCTGTCTTCAACATTTCCTTCTAAGAAAGTAGATTGCCAGTAAAATTCGTTTTGCCAACGAGCACTTACATTAAATCCGAAGTTTTCAAATAAGTTAGGGTGGCCAAATTGTGCTTTAACTTTGTGTTCTGGAGTGTTAAATCCAGCTTCAAAATCAGGATCTTTAGCTTGATCAAAATCAAATTTAGACCAAGTATAGTTTAATCCAACGTTAAATCCATTAAATACTTTTGTGTTCAATCCAAGACCAATTCCGTAAGAAGTTACATCAACTTCTGAGTTTGTTTTAGTACTAATAGCAACTCTACTAGCACTACTAGATAATGCCGCTAATGCTAAAGCATCTGGAATTCCATTGTTGAAAGAACCAAATAAAGGAACAATAATATCTTTGTTTGCGATAAAGTTTTCATATTGGTTGTAGTATGTACTAAAATCAACAGATAATTTGTTTTCTCCTAACGGAATAGCACCACGATAACCAACTTCAAAAGCAGTAACTTTTTCAGGTTTTACTAAATCAGTAGTAGTTAACGTTGGAGTTCCAGCTCTCAATGAAGCAGCAGATACCCCTCTGGTAAATGCATCTCTACCAGTTATAGTGTAATTTGTTCCGTTGAAAGATTGATTTACAACAAATCTATCTAAATTATCTTCAGCAGTACCCATAATGAATCCAGCACCAGTACCTAAACCAATATATTGATCTTGCGTAGTTGGATTACGGAAACCTGTTTGGAATGAAGCTCTGAAGTTATGGTTTTTAGTCTCACCAGCAGCATATGCTAAAGATACTCTTGGAGAGAAGTTACCATCAAAGTTTTGAGCTTTATCATATCTGATAGATCCAGTAAACTTTAATCTATCATCCATCATTTTTTTCTGAATTTGAGAATATACTCCGTACTCATCATAGCTAATAGGACTATCTCCATCGGTATAGATAGTTCCGAAAGAGTTTAGGTTGTATTGACGATAAGAACCTCCAAATTGAACTTCTGCCCAGTCAATATAATCACGTAAGTTTAAGTTACCATCTGCGTGGTAGTAGTTCGTGTTGTCTCTAAATTTAGAACCTGTTAAAAGATCTGGGTCAGCAGTAACTTCGTTGAGAATTCTAGTGAATTCAGCAGAACCTGGCTCTGGACGTCCAGTATCTGCAACGTCTCTTGCAGCTTGATGAATTTGAGCTTCCGTTAAACCTAATGGGTTACCTGCTAGATTAATTCCAGCAATTGTATTGATGTATTCACCGAACCAAGCAGTGTTTGATTTCCACTTGCTGTTAACACCAATAGCAGCAAAACGAGTATCGTAAGAGTCTCCAGCATCTTCTCCAGCAAAATAACCTCTAATAAAGAAGTTTTTACCTCTTACTTCTAATTTATGTTGCTCCATAAAGAAGTTCTTTAAACTATATCTGTTTTGTCCTTGGTAAATAGTGTTACCAGTACCAAATTTAGAATTCCAAATAATTTCAACTCTATCATTTCCTAATGGACGATAGTGAATAGCACCGTTAAACTTAACACTTTTAGCTTCGTAGTTCATTAAGTCTCTTTCGTGGTATCCTGTTCTACTTACGTTAACATTAGGAATGATTCCTAACCCACCTGAAGCTTCTCTAATGTTTGTAGAAACCTCATCACCGTATACATTCGCACCATCATAGTTAGGATCAGAAGCAGGGTTTCCTGGCTCTCTAAAACCTGGAATATAAGTTCCTCCAATACCATTGGTATTTCTCGTATCAGTAGCATGCCATTCTTCACCTTTTAAATAGCTTAAACTAACTTTTGCAGCAAATTTATCATCAAAAACATGCGCCATTCTAATACTTGCATCATAGTATGCATTGTCACCAGCAGCTTCTTGACTAGTAATTCCTCCTTTTAATCCTACACTGATCCCTTGATCATCAAAAGGGTTTCTACTTGTCATTAACATGATACCGTTAAATGCGTTTGCCCCATATAAAGCAGAAGCAGCACCTGGTAAAATTTCTACACTTTTCACATCTAATTCAGAAATACCTAAAAGGTTTCCAATTGCGAAGTTTAAGGCAGGAGATGCATTATCCATTCCATCTACTAACTGAACGAAACGTTCATTACCAAATGTAGCAAAACCACGAGTATTAACTGTTTTAAAAGTTAAACCTCCTGAGTTTACATCAACTCCTTTTAAATTTTCTAAGGCGTCATAGTAAGAAGCAGAAGCAGCATTTTTAATTGCTCTAGAATCAAAACGCTCAATTGTTACAGGAGATTCCATAACACGTTCTGGAGTTCTAGAAGCAGATACTACAACCTCGTCTAAAGAAGTAGCATTCTCCGTTAAACTAACTTCAACAACTTG
The sequence above is a segment of the Tenacibaculum sp. 190130A14a genome. Coding sequences within it:
- a CDS encoding TonB-dependent receptor; translated protein: MIKRLLLVAFVLFSSAAMVAQTTISGTVKDAALGEGIPGANIKVSRKAVGTTTDFDGNFTLTVTDQPPFTIEISSLGYQTKSVEITQNNQVVEVSLTENATSLDEVVVSASRTPERVMESPVTIERFDSRAIKNAASASYYDALENLKGVDVNSGGLTFKTVNTRGFATFGNERFVQLVDGMDNASPALNFAIGNLLGISELDVKSVEILPGAASALYGANAFNGIMLMTSRNPFDDQGISVGLKGGITSQEAAGDNAYYDASIRMAHVFDDKFAAKVSLSYLKGEEWHATDTRNTNGIGGTYIPGFREPGNPASDPNYDGANVYGDEVSTNIREASGGLGIIPNVNVSRTGYHERDLMNYEAKSVKFNGAIHYRPLGNDRVEIIWNSKFGTGNTIYQGQNRYSLKNFFMEQHKLEVRGKNFFIRGYFAGEDAGDSYDTRFAAIGVNSKWKSNTAWFGEYINTIAGINLAGNPLGLTEAQIHQAARDVADTGRPEPGSAEFTRILNEVTADPDLLTGSKFRDNTNYYHADGNLNLRDYIDWAEVQFGGSYRQYNLNSFGTIYTDGDSPISYDEYGVYSQIQKKMMDDRLKFTGSIRYDKAQNFDGNFSPRVSLAYAAGETKNHNFRASFQTGFRNPTTQDQYIGLGTGAGFIMGTAEDNLDRFVVNQSFNGTNYTITGRDAFTRGVSAASLRAGTPTLTTTDLVKPEKVTAFEVGYRGAIPLGENKLSVDFSTYYNQYENFIANKDIIVPLFGSFNNGIPDALALAALSSSASRVAISTKTNSEVDVTSYGIGLGLNTKVFNGFNVGLNYTWSKFDFDQAKDPDFEAGFNTPEHKVKAQFGHPNLFENFGFNVSARWQNEFYWQSTFLEGNVEDRTVIDAQINYAVPSIKSIFKVGGTNLTGEEYLSAPGVGAIGSQYYISWTINN